From Daucus carota subsp. sativus chromosome 6, DH1 v3.0, whole genome shotgun sequence, the proteins below share one genomic window:
- the LOC108226704 gene encoding oleosin G: protein MDDRNTVMVAQRPPRSGQTQGNEFLRRLHEHAPNSSQLVGFLTLVISGAILLFLTGLTITATVLGLIFFTPLILISSPIWVPVGAVLFLAISGILSVCGFGLGSFAAASWIYRYSSGMHPVGSDRVDYARSRIVDTASHVKDYAREYGGYLHSKVKDAAPGA, encoded by the coding sequence ATGGATGACCGAAACACAGTCATGGTAGCTCAAAGACCACCCCGCTCCGGCCAAACTCAAGGCAACGAGTTCCTCCGTAGACTCCACGAGCACGCACCCAACTCGAGCCAGCTCGTAGGCTTCTTAACACTCGTGATATCCGGAGCCATCTTGCTGTTTCTCACGGGCCTTACTATAACCGCTACAGTGCTAGGCTTAATCTTCTTTACACCCCTGATTTTAATCTCGAGTCCCATATGGGTCCCAGTGGGGGCCGTTTTATTCCTCGCCATTTCCGGGATTTTATCCGTTTGCGGGTTCGGACTCGGGTCGTTTGCCGCGGCGTCGTGGATTTATAGGTACTCTAGTGGCATGCATCCggtcgggtcggatcgggtcgaCTACGCGAGGAGTCGGATCGTGGATACAGCGAGTCATGTCAAGGACTATGCTAGAGAGTATGGTGGGTATTTGCATAGCAAAGTTAAGGATGCGGCTCCGGGTGCTTGA
- the LOC108226676 gene encoding cytochrome P450 CYP71D313, whose amino-acid sequence MDVQSVIAVLCFLIIVFHFLSERAVKASRKLPPGPQKLPIIGNIHQLAGEVQHRVITELSKKYGPIMHLQLAEIPVLVVSSSSIAKEVMKTHDLAFSNRSQLQVSKIMLEGCKDVVFNEYDDYWRQMRKICTVELLTASKVNSFQSIREDEGWKLVESIKSSLDSPVNLTHKFGALANAITCRAAIGQRSKYQDELVHLIDTMTALGNGFDIADLFPSYGFLHNVSGIKSKLLKIRTQMHEIFHNIIKEHEEKRASAKLDENGRVVGEEDLVDVLLRVQEKGGLQFPISSKNIQGIISDMLTAGTDTAAVVLDWAMSELIRNPKVMEKAQAEVRKAFKGKTKIREADLQELTYLKLVIKETLRLHPPAPLLLPRECREQCEVEGYTIPVRTKLMVNAWAIHRDPAYWPNAESFEPERFMNKSIDYNGTNPNFIPFGGGRRSCPGIAFGIATMELPLALLLYHFNWQLPNGSKPEDLDMNEVLGATLKRKTSLLLSATSCTPS is encoded by the exons ATGGATGTGCAATCTGTAATTGCTGTCCTCTGTTTTCTTATCATAGTTTTCCACTTTTTATCAGAGAGAGCTGTTAAGGCTTCTCGAAAGTTGCCTCCAGGACCGCAAAAACTTCCTATAATTGGCAACATTCACCAGCTAGCTGGTGAAGTGCAGCATCGTGTGATAACAGAGTTGTCGAAGAAATATGGCCCGATTATGCACTTGCAGCTTGCTGAGATCCCGGTCCTTGTGGTGTCATCGTCGTCGATAGCTAAAGAAGTCATGAAGACTCATGATCTCGCGTTTTCAAACCGTTCACAGCTTCAAGTGAGCAAGATTATGCTGGAGGGGTGTAAAGATGTGGTGTTCAATGAGTATGATGACTATTGGAGGCAAATGAGGAAGATTTGTACTGTTGAGCTTCTCACTGCAAGTAAAGTTAATTCATTTCAATCGATTCGTGAGGATGAAGGGTGGAAACTTGTGGAATCTATCAAGAGTTCTTTGGATTCTCCGGTGAATCTTACTCATAAGTTTGGTGCATTGGCTAATGCTATCACATGTCGTGCAGCTATCGGGCAAAGAAGTAAGTATCAAGATGAGTTGGTTCATTTAATTGACACCATGACTGCTCTGGGGAATGGATTTGATATTGCTGATTTGTTCCCTTCTTATGGGTTTCTTCATAATGTCAGTGGAATTAAATCTAAATTGTTGAAGATCCGGACTCAGATGCATGAGATCTTTCACAACATTATTAAGGAGCATGAAGAAAAACGGGCCAGCgcaaaattagatgagaatggTCGCGTAGTTGGAGAGGAAGATTTAGTCGATGTTCTTTTGCGAGTTCAAGAAAAAGGTGGCCTTCAGTTTCCTATCTCCTCTAAGAACATTCAAGGCATCATTTCT GACATGCTGACAGCTGGAACTGACACGGCTGCTGTAGTACTTGATTGGGCCATGTCTGAACTGATAAGAAATCCGAAAGTCATGGAGAAGGCACAAGCTGAAGTTAGGAAGGCCTTCAAAGGGAAAACAAAAATACGAGAAGCTGATCTCCAGGAATTAACTTATTTAAAGCTCGTAATCAAAGAAACTCTGAGGCTGCATCCACCAGCACCTCTTTTACTTCCTAGAGAATGCCGAGAACAATGTGAAGTCGAAGGATACACTATTCCTGTGAGGACCAAGCTTATGGTAAACGCATGGGCAATACACAGAGATCCTGCATACTGGCCAAACGCAGAAAGTTTTGAACCGGAAAGATTCATGAACAAATCTATTGATTACAATGGCACAAATCCTAACTTCATTCCATTCGGAGGAGGAAGGCGATCATGCCCTGGAATTGCATTTGGCATAGCTACAATGGAGTTACCTCTTGCTTTACTATTGTATCATTTTAACTGGCAACTGCCAAATGGATCAAAGCCGGAAGATTTGGACATGAATGAAGTCTTGGGAGCTACCCTAAAAAGAAAAACTAGCTTACTTTTAAGTGCAACTTCTTGTACTCCATCTTAA